A window of Clostridium botulinum BKT015925 contains these coding sequences:
- the rsmB gene encoding 16S rRNA (cytosine(967)-C(5))-methyltransferase RsmB, which translates to MENARKICVDILEMVFNKNAYSNIVLRQSLNNQKINDKDKGLITEIVYGTIKYKYTIDTILNAYLKKGTKSVDSYILNILRTTIYQIKYLDKIPNFAAVNEAVNIAKKHKSIGESKLVNGVLRNYLRNLDKVYYNKNSIIERLSFEYSCEKWLVKMFINQYNEEIAEKILKGLNERPAVTVRVNNLKTDYDEAFNKLEEYEYSIEEGYVCPEAIVINKGKSIESNPLFEDGKITVQDESAMLVAPTMNVEQGDLVLDLCSAPGGKTTHISEIMNNTGKVKAFDIHENKLNLVKDNAKRLGINNIECSKLDASKFNEELKEIADAVLIDVPCSGLGIIRKKPEIKYTKNMESVKDIVKIQKEIMKNAARYVKVGGTLLYSTCTINKKENEQNIDWFIKNFPQYTVEPIFYGKMDNIIYNENGTVTILPNKYMDGFFIAKLKRNR; encoded by the coding sequence ATGGAAAACGCTAGAAAAATATGTGTTGATATACTTGAGATGGTTTTTAATAAAAACGCATATTCTAATATAGTTTTAAGACAAAGTTTAAATAATCAAAAGATTAATGATAAAGATAAAGGATTAATAACTGAGATTGTATATGGAACAATTAAATATAAATATACTATAGATACAATATTAAATGCTTATTTGAAAAAAGGAACTAAAAGTGTGGATTCATATATATTGAATATATTAAGAACCACTATATATCAAATAAAGTATTTAGATAAGATTCCTAATTTCGCTGCGGTGAATGAAGCTGTAAATATAGCAAAAAAACATAAGTCTATTGGAGAGTCTAAATTAGTAAATGGAGTTTTAAGAAATTATCTTAGAAATCTTGATAAAGTTTACTATAATAAAAACAGCATAATAGAAAGATTAAGTTTTGAGTATTCATGTGAAAAATGGTTAGTTAAGATGTTTATTAATCAATATAATGAAGAAATAGCAGAGAAGATACTAAAAGGTCTTAATGAAAGACCGGCAGTTACAGTACGAGTGAATAACTTAAAAACTGATTATGATGAGGCTTTTAATAAACTTGAGGAATATGAATACAGTATTGAGGAAGGATATGTATGTCCAGAGGCTATTGTTATTAATAAAGGTAAAAGTATTGAAAGTAATCCTTTATTTGAAGATGGTAAAATAACAGTACAAGATGAAAGTGCTATGTTAGTTGCACCTACTATGAATGTAGAACAAGGAGATTTGGTTTTAGATTTATGTAGTGCTCCGGGTGGAAAGACAACACATATTTCTGAGATTATGAATAATACTGGAAAAGTAAAGGCTTTTGATATTCATGAAAATAAATTAAATTTAGTAAAAGATAATGCTAAAAGATTAGGAATAAATAATATAGAATGTAGTAAACTTGATGCTTCTAAGTTTAATGAAGAACTAAAAGAAATAGCAGATGCGGTTTTAATAGATGTTCCTTGTTCTGGACTTGGTATAATAAGAAAGAAACCAGAAATTAAGTATACGAAAAATATGGAATCTGTAAAAGATATAGTAAAGATACAAAAAGAAATAATGAAAAATGCAGCAAGGTACGTTAAAGTAGGGGGAACACTATTATATTCTACATGTACTATTAATAAAAAAGAAAATGAACAAAATATAGATTGGTTTATAAAAAACTTCCCTCAATATACCGTAGAACCGATATTTTATGGTAAAATGGATAATATTATATATAATGAAAATGGAACAGTAACTATCTTGCCTAATAAATATATGGATGGATTTTTTATTGCTAAACTTAAAAGAAATAGGTAG